The genomic stretch GCGAACTCTCTGGAATCTCGGCGAGTTCGAGCGCCTTCTCGTATAGCGGTGAGTCCACCTTCGTCAGTTCAAGCCTGAGAGGATCGCCAGTTGGTTTGAGCATCGTCCAGATAGCGACAATGACGCCAGCGATCAGCACCACATTAGTGGCACTCTCGAGTCGACTACGCACGATCACATCCCTCGCATCAGGAGATAGTCAATTGACTCGCCGATATCGCGGCGGGACCGGCTACATGTGCCGATCCCGCCATGATGTACTTGGTCTAGAATCCGTTAGCGCTGGCCGAAGAGTCTAGGCACGGATTCGCAACACAATTCAAAGATCACGTATCTCCACAAAGCTTCGTGCAAATCGACCACACCTGCGAACACTCTCCGGCAGAGTGCCACTGCAGGCACTCGATGTATTGGTTGAAACACGCGTCTGTACAGGGGGTCAGCGCCGTGGTCGATGCCTTCGCTGACGCGTCAGAGGTGCTTGCCGCCATCGCGATGATGCCGAGGCCGAACAGGCGAAAGAGATTCCTTCTCATACAAACCTCCCAAGAGAAATGGAAAAAACGTTCCGAGCAGGGGCATTTCCTCTCGCCGCGGCGGCGCAACCATTCGCCCTAGTCTGAATTATGTCAAGAGCGATTTATCACACAGCCGAGGTCGCAACAGCGCTTTGTCGACTTCTTTAAGGCGAAGCCTTTTCGATGACTCGCCTCAAGAGCGGATGGCTCAGCTTGGCTAGACCGCTGATCTGATGAGGTTCCCCGCGTTCGCTTCGTCCCATCCCCAAGAGTGCCGAATTGCAGGTTGTGAACACTGATGCGAAATGATTTCTCTTTTGGCCATATGCTCGATGTTTCGCGGACGAGCCTTAGCGGGAGTGGATTTGTGTGGCAGCTCAATGCGCTGGCGAACCGCGGACGATGGATTGCCTTCGTGTCTCTGCCACGTGTGCTCCGACCGCAACCTTCATGTGGTCGGCTCACTTTCGGTCTCCGGGCACGGCTGACGATCCCGGCGAGTCGTGATCGCACTGAGCTGAGCATCTCATCCCATCCGCAGCCGTGCCGAAACGCCTGTGAGGATCGCGCCACAAGATCACAGAAACACGAAGGCCCCGGCATCGCTGTCGGGGCCTTCGTTTTCAGCACTGTCACAAAGCGAGCTTACAGACCCAGCTCGTCTTCCGAGCTGTGCACCTTGCTCGGCTCGGCCGGCTTGGGCGGCTGCTCTTCCGGCACCGACGTCACCGTGAGCACGATGCGGCGGTGGATCGGATCGACCTCGAGCACCCGCGTGTTCAGGTTCATCGTTTCCCACGCGAAATCGGCGGGGTTCGTAACCGTGCCTTCCGGGTTCAGCTGGCTCACGGGCACGAAGCCTTCGATGTCGTTGCCGAGATCGATGACGACGCCCTTATCCATGAGGCGCACGACCTTGGCCGGGAGCTCGGTG from Gemmatimonadaceae bacterium encodes the following:
- a CDS encoding S1 RNA-binding domain-containing protein gives rise to the protein SFGAFVEIEPGIDGLIHISDMSWTKRVQHPSEVVKKGDAVDVVILNIDSENKRISLGLKQAEEDPWLRIGETYPVGTELPAKVVRLMDKGVVIDLGNDIEGFVPVSQLNPEGTVTNPADFAWETMNLNTRVLEVDPIHRRIVLTVTSVPEEQPPKPAEPSKVHSSEDELGL